The Streptomyces sp. RKAG293 genome includes a region encoding these proteins:
- a CDS encoding alpha/beta fold hydrolase produces MTVAGNSSVARLDGPWTHRDVAANGARFHIAEAGDGPLVLLLHGFPQFWWSWRHQLTALADAGFRAVAMDLRGVGGSDRTPRGYDPANLALDVTGVIRSLGEPDAALVGHDIGGYLAWTAAVMRPKLVRRLAVCSMPHPRRWRTAMLTDMKQSAAGSYIWGIQRPWLPERQLIADDSAMVGRLIRDWSGPLLPDEETVDVYRQAMQIPSTAHCAVEPYRWMVRSMARPDGIQFNRRMKRPVRVPTLHLHGSLDSAMRTRSAAGSGEYVEAPYRWRLFDGLGHFPHEEDPVAFSTELINWLKDPEPDR; encoded by the coding sequence ATGACGGTCGCTGGTAATTCCTCGGTTGCACGGCTCGACGGGCCCTGGACACACCGGGATGTCGCCGCGAACGGCGCGCGATTCCACATCGCCGAGGCCGGCGACGGCCCGCTGGTGCTGCTGCTGCACGGCTTCCCGCAGTTCTGGTGGAGCTGGCGGCACCAGCTGACGGCGCTCGCCGACGCGGGGTTCCGCGCGGTCGCGATGGACCTGCGCGGGGTCGGCGGCAGCGACCGTACGCCGCGCGGCTACGACCCCGCGAACCTGGCGCTGGACGTGACCGGGGTGATCCGCTCGCTCGGCGAGCCGGACGCCGCGCTGGTCGGCCATGACATCGGCGGCTACCTGGCCTGGACCGCGGCGGTGATGCGGCCGAAGCTGGTGCGCCGGCTGGCGGTGTGCTCGATGCCGCACCCGAGGCGCTGGCGCACGGCGATGCTCACCGACATGAAGCAGAGCGCGGCCGGCTCCTACATCTGGGGCATCCAGCGGCCGTGGCTGCCGGAGCGGCAGCTGATCGCGGACGACTCCGCGATGGTCGGCCGGCTGATCCGGGACTGGTCGGGACCGCTGCTGCCGGACGAGGAGACGGTCGACGTCTACCGGCAGGCGATGCAGATCCCCTCGACGGCGCACTGTGCCGTGGAGCCGTACCGCTGGATGGTCCGCTCGATGGCCCGCCCCGACGGCATCCAGTTCAACCGGCGCATGAAGCGTCCGGTGCGGGTCCCGACGCTGCATCTGCACGGCTCGCTGGACTCCGCGATGCGCACCCGCAGCGCCGCCGGCAGCGGCGAGTACGTGGAGGCGCCGTACCGCTGGCGGCTCTTCGACGGGCTGGGGCACTTCCCGCACGAGGAGGACCCGGTCGCGTTCTCGACCGAGCTGATCAACTGGCTGAAGGACCCCGAGCCGGACCGCTAG